Proteins encoded in a region of the Betaproteobacteria bacterium genome:
- the gspD gene encoding type II secretion system secretin GspD, with product MRQTRKIMKKLAALGTILTLALAPLPSAVAQDTVTLNFVNADIPSVVKAIGGHTGKNFIIDPRVTGNMNIISQTPVTKDLAYQILLSALRVHGYAAIEERGVVKIVPEADAKTSGTVIERGTQISGDRIVTQVFALQNENAAQLATVLRPLVAPNNFIGAYPGNNTLVITDYAENVKRIAKIIASIDVPASADLQMIQLKYASAVDVAGLLKTLMPEASANPAAVAMPPKLSLGVEPRTNSLIVRAETPALVTRVKTLIAGLDIPTAAGGNIHVVYLRNAEATKLAETLRALVSAQATSTTTSPPVAASATSAATMSSASNASPSSSIQAYAATNSLVIVAPDHVYNSLRTVIDKLDARRAQVFVEALIVEVSSSVATEFGIQWQDLTGLRRDGTQVIGGTNFGARGGGTNIIDTAANLVGWHGLNFGLVNGTVTINGIEVLNLGALARALEGQPKRQHPGDAEHSDAR from the coding sequence ATGCGCCAAACCCGCAAGATCATGAAAAAACTGGCCGCCCTTGGCACCATCCTCACGCTCGCCCTGGCTCCGTTGCCGTCCGCGGTCGCGCAGGACACCGTGACGCTCAATTTTGTCAACGCCGATATCCCGTCGGTAGTGAAAGCCATCGGCGGGCATACGGGCAAGAACTTCATCATCGATCCGCGCGTAACAGGCAACATGAACATCATTTCGCAGACGCCGGTGACCAAGGACCTTGCCTACCAGATTCTTTTGTCCGCGCTACGGGTACACGGCTATGCCGCCATTGAAGAGCGGGGCGTGGTGAAGATCGTGCCGGAAGCCGACGCCAAGACGTCTGGCACGGTGATCGAGCGCGGCACGCAGATCTCCGGCGATCGCATCGTCACCCAGGTATTCGCGCTGCAAAATGAAAATGCCGCTCAGCTGGCGACGGTACTGCGTCCCTTGGTCGCACCAAACAATTTCATCGGCGCATATCCCGGCAACAACACGCTGGTGATCACCGATTACGCCGAGAATGTGAAGCGCATCGCCAAAATCATCGCTTCTATCGATGTGCCCGCCAGCGCGGATCTGCAAATGATCCAGCTGAAATACGCCAGTGCGGTTGATGTCGCGGGCCTGCTGAAAACACTGATGCCGGAAGCCAGCGCAAACCCCGCTGCGGTCGCGATGCCGCCCAAGCTCAGCCTGGGCGTTGAACCACGTACCAACAGCCTGATCGTGCGCGCCGAGACACCGGCATTGGTGACGCGCGTCAAGACGCTGATCGCGGGCCTGGACATTCCCACCGCCGCCGGCGGCAATATCCATGTGGTGTATCTGCGCAATGCCGAAGCGACCAAGCTTGCGGAAACGTTGCGGGCATTGGTGAGCGCGCAGGCAACCAGCACGACAACCTCTCCGCCGGTTGCAGCCTCGGCAACGTCAGCCGCAACAATGTCGAGCGCCAGCAACGCCTCGCCGTCCAGCAGCATCCAGGCCTATGCCGCCACCAATTCGCTGGTGATCGTGGCACCCGACCACGTTTATAACTCGCTGCGCACGGTGATCGACAAACTCGATGCGCGACGCGCGCAGGTATTTGTGGAAGCGCTCATCGTTGAAGTGAGTTCATCCGTGGCGACTGAATTCGGCATTCAATGGCAGGATTTGACCGGCCTGCGGCGCGACGGCACGCAGGTGATCGGTGGCACCAACTTCGGCGCGCGCGGTGGCGGCACCAATATTATCGACACGGCGGCGAATCTCGTCGGTTGGCACGGCCTCAATTTCGGCCTCGTCAATGGCACGGTGACGATCAACGGCATCGAAGTGCTCAACCTTGGCGCGCTGGCGCGGGCGCTCGAAGGCCAACCAAAAAGGCAACATCCTGGCGACGCCGAACATTCTGACGCTCGATAA